In the Triticum aestivum cultivar Chinese Spring chromosome 2B, IWGSC CS RefSeq v2.1, whole genome shotgun sequence genome, GCGGCTTCTCGATTTGGTCGTTGTACCATGCCTCCGGCCCATTTAAGCGCATGTGGCCCAATCGGTCTAGGGAATCGTTCGGCCCGTCTGCTCCCAGCATCATCTCCCCGTCCATCTGGTCGGGAAGGAGAGAAAAATATCGGGAGAGAAACAGAACGAGCGAACCGGTACGCTACAGACTCACTTAGCGGTGGCATCTGGTTGTAATATGTCTCAACTCCTGCTTCTTCAATTTTCAGAGCTGGAAAAAGGCCAGCTTCTCAACTCCTCTGTTTTTACACTACGCGGCAGCTGGCTTCTCAATTCCAAACTCCGTGGAGTTAGAGCGTTCGGCTCATCTCCAATCGTGGAGCTGGAGAAGTTGGCTGCCAGAGTGTTGTCGAACACGCCCTAAGAGTGCATGTGTATGTTTTTTAGGGAATACATGTGTATGTTGTTGGTGTGAGGTATGGCAACAACAGAGACATCGCACCTAGCGTGAAGGGAATTAGATTAATGCTGTGGAAGTAATAGATGTGTAATGAATCAATCTTTCAGTAACCAATATGTGATATTGGTTCCGATGTGAATGACCTTTTGGCTTGCGAAAACATCTTCCGCAACATTTGTGTCAAACGTTGCATTACTTCATGAACGAGACTATTATATATCAATTGTGAATTGATTTTTGTgtgcacgaggggggggggggtggactcTTTGGTTGCCCTCGAGAGAACTACATGCCTCATTTACAAACATTATTGTGATAATCAACACATATTTCCATGTACATCATGAAAAAATCAACCTATTTATGTCCACCACTTATTTCGCTAATATTTTCTACAATTTCCAGTTATTTATTTGCAGCATGAAAGCTgcctacatcttgccaaccagcggATCAAGTGTGGATACCCACTTGTCATAGTCCAGAGGAAAATCAAGGTCGACGAGTGGTATGCCATTAACAAAGTAGTAGGGTGTCCCGGTGACACCTCGTGCACAACCAAACTACAAAATAgagaaaacataaggtgaataTCGTGTCTAGAAAAAATACAAATTATAAAATACGGCATACAATGCGGGACAAGTTCAACAAACCTTGAAGGAAATCCTTGCGGCCTGATCCGACCGCGAGTCGTTGAAGCCCGCTCTGTATGCAGCCAAATTGGCTTCGCCGATGACGGGGGCGACAAGGTTGTTTGCTATTTTGGCGACCACCGCCGCTCTTGTTTTGGTGTATGTCGGCGTGTTGTAATAACCCTCCTAAAATGTTACCATCCGTTAATTCCTTGTGATCTTATTGTGTGTGTTATATGTTGTGACCAATCTCAGGGGTACTTCCCCCTCAAAAAAGAGAAACAAAGTCTCATATTATGCTTATGCATGCTTGATGTATGCACCGGCTAATCCATACTGAAAAAGCTAGCTTTGGATATAAGCTTTTGCCTGTATATATGACTTGGCATGGACAAAAGTAAGTGCATGGCGGTTTCATCCAATGGGATGTGAGCAGGGTGCTTCTCGGTTCCCTCTCTTTGCCTCAAAAAGCTACATTGCactgcacctagtggtgcttccaaaGCAATGCCTAGTCATCTCCAtctaaagaaaaagcaacaacgCCTTTGTGCTTATATTAGTTGTGGTGTTCACACAAGAGGCAGCACAAAACATCTCAAGTTATGCCTGAATATGTTTTTTCTCCTTTTCTTACACaccttttgcttcttctctttTAGTAAATTATATAAAGAAACAGGCAGGCAAGCGATAATTAACCTGGTATTTGAAGAACTTTTCGAGCAGGGGATACGCAGCTGACGCATTTAGCTTGTGCACCGCGTGGATCGACCGGCAAGCAATGAAGGAGCTGCTGTGGTAACTGCACATTTCACAGAGAAAATCGCACCATGAAATCAGTAAAATATTTATCGAGTCGTTGTGCTTGTTGCTCCATTATGATTTTTGTAAGCCAAAAGCATTCGGTGTATCGAATGAAAAACTGATGATAATAAATCAGGACAGAGGTAGTAATAACTACCATACCTAAGGCATATCCAACTAAAAAAACTACCTAAAGCATATTGTAAAAAATAATACCTTTAACAATTTAGTTTTTTTTTGGCTGAGTGGAAGAAACTTAGTTTATTTTATTGGTTGCAAAGTGTGCAATACAAATTTCAGAGAATGTATTCGAATATCCCTCTTCTCACGCTATTTTAATGCTACGTATCTACATATGCACGGAAAATCACAACCAAAATTTCAAGAAATTAAAGTTCTCCAAAATAGTTGAAACCATTGGTAGAGATCGATGCATCGGCCATGCCATCAAGTTTCGTGCCCAAATTAGATTGcacaagaaataaaaaaaatataagaaGACAAAAACAGttatgatttgaatttgaatttaaatttgatgTCATTTAATGCTCCTTTCGTCCCTCAAGCCGAGGATCTCAAGTGTGAAAATTATGGCATCGTAGAATCGTATACATGGATCTAACATTAATTAGAGTTGTGAATGatattgtcatgacttgcaccggaCTCGTATGTCTTATCATTGTATTTGCCTAATAACTGAGGCatctctttctttttccttttttccttttcttttctgggTGGGAGGCTGATTGAATTCACACGAGCCGAAAGCAGCTCTTATTTTCTTCCACGAATACCCGAAAGATATGCACACTTGCATGGAAGAAAAATAAATAGTATGTGGCAGCTATTATAGTGGTGTTTTTGTTTTCTCTAGCTATAAAGCTCGAGCACTCTGGTTAGAAAGTAGTAGATGATATGCAACAGATTTAATGCCAGGATAATCTTGCCTTTAATTACCATAGGAAAAAAAAAACTTGGTGTGCCCTGTCCATGGTAAAGAATAATCTTGCCTTTAATTACCAttgagaactactccctccgttcagaattacttgtcgttAAAATAGATGTATATTAAACTAAAATACATCCAGATAcgtccatttcaatgacaagtattttcggacggaggaagtactatttTAGAAAGGCAAGTTAAAAATAGAATGGACTTCAGTTATGTGCGGTGCGGTTTTTTTGTTTCGAAAACTGTGAGGTGCAGTTCAATGGACGGTAGCGAGGTACACAACAAATAGAAAACATTGGGAAATTTCCCTAAAAAGACATTGGAAAAGGCTCCATGTTTTCAGTCCACGCTCCTCTCGAAACGTGTTGGCTAGCTAGACTTGGCCTGTGATCCTCTAGCACTCAGCACTC is a window encoding:
- the LOC123043406 gene encoding uncharacterized protein — encoded protein: MEARRQCHRVSPLLLVLLAVVITAGRCGAQVPVPARTDGFVYGGQAWAPAWGEAVVVEAFFDPLCPDSRDAWPPLRRAADHFGARRVAVVVHLFPLPYHSSSFIACRSIHAVHKLNASAAYPLLEKFFKYQEGYYNTPTYTKTRAAVVAKIANNLVAPVIGEANLAAYRAGFNDSRSDQAARISFKFGCARGVTGTPYYFVNGIPLVDLDFPLDYDKWVSTLDPLVGKM